attaaaaaaaaaacaacaacattattttcattctttatctttcttcttctctgtttttcaaCTGATTTAACAGCATCAATCTCTAAAACCAGAAATGTTTCAGAAATCTTTTATTCATCTGGCAGCAAAACTAAACACTACTCTTCTTCACTCTTAAAACTTTTACTTTGGATACTGAAGTACATTTagtaatacattataatataatagtTGTTTACTTTAAcctaaataaacatataaatccatgacttttacttgtatagAAGTACAACATCTCAAAATTAATGAAGTCTGGTGTAAAGTCCCGCCATGCATGTTAAATATCTATAACATTTAAATGCTGGACTTTAGCTTATAAAAGGTATTTTTACAcacttttatttgattaaaaatgtacttcTGGTActaattatgtatttattttactctcAATAGAagataaatgtaatatatattcTTGAAATatgtacaaattaaaaacaggatAGTGTAACaattattatgtttattgttgtatACTTTTTTCCAAAGCAATTTACAATATGACACGTCTCAATAGCTGTTAAAATTTGAATGAAGTTTGGTGTAAAGTCCAGCCAGACTTTTACTCACTACTGCAATAAATGTTCTCAAAACAAATACTCATTgtgattttgttgattttcatgtttttttgtttggtctTCTCCTGCAGTAAGCGCTCTGTGACTCATGCTCAGCTGATGCACGACAAAGGCCGGACACTGCAGGACTTTAAGCGACGCATGTGGCTGCAGGAGCTTTTGGACGAAGTCCACACGGCAGAGATCCGCGACCTCCCCGTCCGGACCACCGGCGGAGGTGGCAGTAGCAGCGGCGCCGGTGTCGGGCTACCGGGCGTCAGCCTGGGCATCAACCTGAGCACTACCGGTAGCACCCTGCACTCCAAACCCCCCGGAGGAACCAAGAACCTCCCCATCAGCTTCCggctggaggaagaggagggcacCAACCTGCCTCAGGAGACCAACAAGTCTCAGACATACAAAGACGGCGTCCTCAAGGCACccggcaagaagaagaagaaagggaggTCCGGGAAGAGGCgggaaggagaaaagaggaagagaagagcaCGCTCATTGGGCTGGAGGCTGGAGGACGAGCCCGGGAGCGGACTCCACCTGGAGTGGAGGTCTCTGTTTGGCCTGCAGAGGGCGCTGCATTAAAACGCTGTCAGTCTCTGACAAAGGTGAGTTCACGGGTCACAGTCTGATCTAAAAACAGTAAGTCACAACTTAAACAGACTGAAACTTTcaatcagagagagaagaaacactgcTGTGAAGTTACTCTCTAAATCTCTTTTTTAAGAGCGTCTCGACCGAAATGGCAATAAAGTTATGTTACACAAATCAATACTGAAATCATAAACTTAGAAGAACgagtaaaaagagaaagagacctAAAAGGAAATTGAATCATGTGAAACTGAAGAGCTTTAAACCCGTTGACGCTCTGCAGCTTTGAGTTccttttcagtttgtcttcagTTCCTTGTTTCAGTGCTTAGAGTATCAGAGTATTAAACCTCAGATACACTTCGAATCTGAACATGTTCAGTTTACACAGAAATAGTCGGGAAACCAGTTGCATCACTTTTACAAAGCAAACCAGAAAATCAAATCTAAGCTAAGTAAGTAATTTGTTAAAAGTTAATTTAACACGTTTTAGAGCATGTATAAtaaagaaaagcttcaaatcttcacctttgagaagctgaaacaagaattttgggcatttttgcttaaaaaagtgactaaaacaattattcaatgatcaaaacagttgcagatttATATCTTGTCAATCCAGTGTTCAATTATTTGACTAACAGCTCTAAGTTGAAGATATCATTGTGAACTAAGAAATTTTGAATgccatttttcattattttttaacatttcatcgACTAATCAgctgattaactgataatgacaataactgTTAATTGTTTCCAGACATAAACTAAACCCGTGAACTAACCCGagtttccctctctgtgtttgtctttcagaAACCTATGGACAGTTCGAGTGGACTCCTAAATATTCATGTTACAGTCCTCTGTAATCGTGATTGTTTGGAAAGAAATTGGAAAATATTTATTGTCTgtaaatattctaaatatagcagAATAGATAGCagaatatgattaaaaaaacttATTTGATGCTCTGTGGGGCAACAGATTTTAATCTTTGTGAATccttgctttttctttttttattccaattatgtcagattttttttttttttgcggtaatttattttgtctgaatggtgtatttattttgtaaatgtatcGAGGTGCTGCTGACCTTCTATATTTTTGTACCATAATGCACtttagatatataaatataaatatatataccaTTAATTTTGTTCATTGACTTGTTTTTGTGGTTgattgaaatgaagaaaaaaacaacggTCGTCATTCtgtgttatttttcagtttgattcTTGACCTTTTCGCTCTGTTCAGCTGtccagtttttgtttctttgctgctgtttttcggatgttttcctgctgtttgttgACGATGCCTCACCTTGTGTTCGACCCCACCTGCTGCCTTCACTGTCTCTGTTTCCTCCACGGCCCGCTCTGCTTCTCAATGCCAAAGTTCATATCTGTACATAAACCAAACACGTTAACGGCTCgatattgttgtttttggcaCTTGCACTGAGATAAACACCCTGTACTGAACGGATTAAACATTTGACAGTATCCTCCTCTCAGTCTGTGTCTTTGATTTCACTTCCTCCTGTTACTGCTGATAAGAATTCAATCAATTCATAGCTATGTTCATTTTACACTAGAAATATCATGCTAAGTGGTGGGGAAATGACTCAGTcctttaattaaagctgcatatATTCATTGTCAGTTAGTTGAAGAATAGATTAGTCagtcaacatactgtattttgggttttttttgggtgttcaaacaaaacaagactttaGAAGATCACCTTGAACTCTGGGAAACTGATGGAAGTTTTATAGTTTAATCTATtagtgaaaagaaagaaatagcaagaaaataataaacagattaatcagtaatgaaaataatcataagttGCAGctagatatagatagataaatagatagaaaaAGAATAGTGATATAACCATAcctataatatataatttgcTGAGTATACACTGTTCAgtgatgttaatatgctataatacactgtacattagtgTAAGTCAGATGGATATTGCTATGGTAGTAAGGTGCATGATTGTCAATGGATGTTTAAGTGTACATTGATACACTTTGGATTTACAcaatgtatatacatatgttacagtatatacagacaGCACTTgaacgattatcaaaatatgaaTCCGAGATATAACAGATGTGATGAATAAGGTAATAAATAAACGTCCAGGTGAGCAGTTTGTCTTCACTGTCAGAGGAGAGTCACTGCACAGTCTGATGGCAGCTGACAGGATTAACTTCCTGAAGAAGTCTCTGACTGAAAGCGCCGCTGTTTGAGCAGCAGGTCATGGAGGGGACGTAAGATGTTCTACATGATGTTTAACCAGcttgtcctcacaagaaaaatgtagGTCGAAAATCAGGCCAGCAAACAACTTATAGTTACGTTTttgccatctagcagccgttGTAATTATGATACTGTTCAGGTGACGTCAGTACAAGGTGACTTCCTTATCTTGAGGAGGCGGGTAGGGGAGATGGCTATGGCTGGATAGCTTAAAGGCAAAAAGTGGCCTTTGCCTCAGGAGACCACCGTTTGTGGTGTCTTTCCCCATGAAAGACACTGGCTCGGGTGTGTTTTTCCCCGTAAGAAGCAGTGCATTTCACCAGTGATTCGCCGTAGTTCAGGtgtccaaaccatgatctttccctatcTCCAACCAAGTGgattttgtgcctaaacctaaccagaccttaaccacagtgctgtcacaccataaaacatcattatattataaaactGTCCCGTGGATTGTTCTTCTGGTCCCCATCCGTCCTCTAGAGGGCgctgaaaacactcatataGGCTGTTCTGGGAGTCACTGGAAATAGATCTATTCTGTCGTTTatgtatgaggatgtgttgtgttCAACAGTTTGTGCTGCAGAGGAGTCACAGCACAGAGCCAGCCTTCCTGatcagtttgttcagtttgttagTGTCCCTggctctgatgctgctgctccagcagaTAGCAGCCAAGAACATTACACTCGCCACAACAGACTGGTAGAAGATTTACAACATCTTACTGCACAcattaacccttacatactgttcaggcCAAAATTGACCCATTTGTACATTTGAGAGCGataaaaacaccctaaacacTTTTCTTCGACCCTGAAAGTGTATTCCTGATTCTCCCGCACCTTCATTGTTTCAGACCAGATCAATTTCCTGCTTTCCAGAGTCTGGTCTCGCAGCAGAAGTTAAATTTTCAAACCAAAAAAGGGAATCTAACTCCAAAACACAGCATTAGGTCAACAGctcaaaaaaaatattgttattgatTGTATCTAATTTTTCTAATattaatataacaaaaatatataatttgatataatgtataaatacataatatGTTTCAATTttaagacaataaaataattatcGTTGTTTCCTGTTTACTATCCTGTTTATAACTTTAACTGTGTATAACTATTTTAACTGTTGTCTAAAttgtctgctgctttttttgttttgtaagacattttgaactttttttaaacatattattattatcatcattattatcaattTGTTTgattcctttaaaataaaatactaataTGTAATctaaaaaaactccaaaaaggaaatgaattatgatataatgtataatacaatatataaagACATACTAGTAATGatacaaaatgtttaaatttcaaGAAAAATGTAGAGAAACAAAAAGTTTGGAGTTGTAGAACCAGAATGTGGCCACTAGGTGGCAGCATTTAATCACTGATGACAACCAGCTGATAGACGCAATCTGACCCAAACTgacaattaaatttaaattatttaataattgtAAAACAATCAGGAAAGTACAAACTATTCagttatattaaaaataaaaatattgaatgcaTAACGTTTTCTTTTTATgagactgttttatttttaagataagactttattgaaGCTTAAAGGTAAAATACTAAAGAATCACATTGACTGCACTGACCTCTGATGTTATTACTTATTGCACGTTCCCACATTCACCATACcgacatatacatacatacatacatacatacatacatacatacatacatacatgagaGAAAGTAGATATAGGTGGGAAATTACAGACattacagacatacatacatttcagcaccaaaacatttcttttctatTTGGTGACTTGTCAAAAATGGTTTTACAGGattgtttccatcacttcagaggacattacattgacttacattcatttactGGACACTAACCCCTAACCTTGTTCTAACCTTGTTCTAACCTTATTCTAACCATATTCTCACCTTGTTCTAACCATATTCTAACCTTATTCTAACCTTATTCTAACCTTATTCTAACCATATTCTCACCTTGTTCTAACCTTGTTCTAACCATATTCTAACCTTAtgctttttgtccccacaaCATCAGgaatacctgcacacacacacacacacacacacagagagagagagagagagagagagagagagagagacttgtgACTTCCAGTAAAGAAGGGAGGAACATTGAAAGTGAAAGTATTCAGTTagactccattttaaagtcaacagagcagaaggaggaaaacagtctgaggcagggtgagtgttaatattagAGCTGAACATAttgattactgtcattattgatcaatctgatgattatttttctgattaattgtttagctGATTACACTGtgtcagaaaattatgaaatcacagtgttgacgtcttcaaacgttGTTCGTTTCCTGGTTTCTGCGTCCTCACAGTGatgaaaatagagagaagtcacAGTTAAGAAGCACgcagatgtttatctgaagtctgtttgttggatttaaatcagagtcaaagtttatctttgtgatggatggaaaacacacatggttgtagTTAAAGTCATGTAAACTAAGAAGCTACTAGCTATTTATGGCCGGGGAGCTTCCGTAGACCACGGCTGCGGGAACACCACGTTGATGTGTTCCTGCTTGATGTCCtcgtttatttttattattttcttcgttgctgttgttgttgtttttatgcttttatgtgtctctctccctctttctttctctctcaacccaaccggttGTCAAGTGCTGCtggaggtttcttcctgttaaaggcgagtttttcctgctgctgctcatggaggaatgttgggtctctgtaaaataaacagtacagtctagacctgctccatgtgaacagagctgttgtgatttggcgctatataaatttgaattgaattgaataagctgagaggaaggactgggtttattatactgtgtatgtgtgtgtgtctccagtgttactggtttacctCTTAGACTCCAGAAGATGAATTatttggaggaagaggaggacggagcagagtctctgatatccagctgtctgtctatgaagagtgaccggtcCAAAGATTGTACTTTAAagttcagtaatgaacctggaccctcagacacaaagtaagaggctgtttctactgtaaactgacctgaagatgattcagtgaGACGGTTTCATTAAGGTTGTTGTGTAGATATGAAGGAAACACAgtggaaagaaataatgaactaGCTTCCATTCAGCTGTAATCTAGAACAGATCTTCATGTACATGTtaaccagagacagagacagggctGCTATTGCTATTTGATTTTCCAGTCTAACAATCTAAAGTAGTAGCAGGTAACCCAGGGTGATATTTACTAAGGATTTAGTAACAAGTCACATTGTGTCTCCTTATTTACTAAAGGACTGCTCCGGGGTTTTGTGAAGGTTGATGTGTCTTAATGTGTTCCtgttcaaagacacaaaatatgggaggaagtaatgtaaatgtatacaaacagcctgctgcagctgatttatcactgcagactgaccactgcagcagaggaaactgagTCTGACATTTAACGTTTGGGAAaagtcaaatgtgtaaaactgttgtatgacactgacacagagggagagagattatagcagaaacagtgagagagagaaacacaaatgaaaagatgcattatgaagatatttagcagagctctctgttcagcaccacaacacaagactaaagagcagcagtctgttatttttcacaagtggacttttctgttttgttcagttgcctcctgcttatttttcctgacttttaatgtcTCATAGAAGCTTAAAGgagccaaaacacattgtgtgaatCCTTGtggtctaacaaatgtgttgaatccatttccctcctcatgaaacatttgcaaagtcgATTTTTGAAGCtggtattttaaatcctgcattgtttacatccatgtttactagtttgcactcttcttcttcttcttctctgcctttgctggcACATTGATGTGTCTGTCTAATTACTTTTGAACccttgtaataataatatatattattttatttaaactgaatgtgctgaagctcagagcctgaagaacaaaaaactgtgtaactgtccaaatactgacAGTCTGGACTGTTTATGGAGGGAAAGAGCTGCATCAACTTGTGAGCTGTCGGTTGGCCGCAACTAATGTCATGTGTCATAAAGAATGTGTGGACGCGCACACGGACCCACAACCcgtctgctgccagctggtgacctgaggctgctgctgcctgcacaTTGAGATCATGACGGGAAAAACATCGTCTCCTTAAAACTTATGACAAACCAAAAATGAGCCAACGAGATGCAACAACGAAATAACAAACAGTTGAAACAGCTGTGCTGTATTTTGAAATGGTCAATACACTTCAGTAAATACCGAATCTGCCCgtttattactttatattcatgtaataaatatacaaatgtcaattggATGGTAATTTGAATACGAAATAaggaaaaagattttttaattagtaataataatataattatgacatatgctaatgttttattttgtcacattCTTTAGTTTGACActtaaaatcaaaatgtcagatCACTGCTTTTCCTTCACTTAATAACACAACCACACAGGTGCACATCTACCTGTTCACTAACAGGAGAGTTCAGGCTGGATCACATGGTAGCAGtgaaatagaaattaaattataaacacTGAATTACAAGGTATTACACTGATACATGGAATACTCCTCAGCACAAAGTCATTCATTAACAAAGTATTAGACTCTTACAGAATACATCTCAATAGAGAAAATGGTTGTTTCCTACAAAAGCAATGAATTTAAGTTATATAACTCTTATAATGGTgttatactattattattattatatttcagaATATTAAAACCAATGTAAAAAGTGATTTTCTCCATTATTAAACTAAATTAGTTTATTTCAACTTGTGTGTTAAAATATGTAGTATTGAGTACATGTGGGGATATGTATGAGGTAAAACCTGTGTTCTGTTCACTCACTTGTTTACTTCTTTATCTATATTTGAGCTGGTCTGACGCTGTGGCCAAAGGGCTGCATGTGTAACCCCACAAGATGATGAGAAGTGTTGGAACAAGAAGTGGAGTTGAGAGAATCGAGACCAGTTTATCCAGGTCTCTCTGACTGAGTATCAAAACCTTAAAATGGCCACTTTTAGTGTTAGAATAATAACATGAATTCTTCTGGGTgagtttttgtttagttttttaatagatcagaaaacatatttttctgtgttaaagTATTCACGGTCTTTGCTTCTCCTCTTTcagtgaagttgtttttttctgtattttgggAAGATTACTGTTTTCAGTTGTCTCTGTTCAGGAACCAGCAGTGTAAAATCAACCCAGTCTTCAAACCTGCAGTACTGTACTAGTGTGTGAGTTTTAAACAGTTCTCAGTTAAAAGTcctgctgcaaaaacaaaaatcaaagtgaAGAAGCGTTAGAAACTCCTCTCTCTCCTGACTGTCAAAcaggcaaaatgccaaaaaataatctttaaaaaaatacattgattaAAGCCTCTTGTGTCTCCAGAGAAGATGTGAAAGTCAGAGTCGGTTTAGAGTGAAAACTACAAGTTTAAAGATGAAACAGGTCTGGACGTGTGtagagttagaaagaagtgaggcagcagctccaggctacattagtcTCTACTAGCATGACACACTGAATCTGTACAGTGGAGTGAACTGAgttgtgttgcattgtgggtaatgtaggcaccaggttttgacagaAAAGAACATGTGGAATAAAAACATATCTCTGGTTCTACTCCATTAATTTAGATCCTGTTTTTTAAACTATCCATCATGTTGAGTTCTGAAAACTCTTCATACAATCATCAAAATCAGAAACTGATCCTGCTGAGTTTATTGATCTTAGgaagtctgtgtgtctgtgtttgtatctaACAGCGACAATCACCAGaacaaaacgttggcattgaatgCTGAAATGTTCATATGCTATgtattacacatgttgaaacgtagatattcaatgtttctgtggtttgcaggaATGTACactgccaacgttttattctggcgaccagaCTGAACAGTCAGAAACCTTTCacaagtttaaattaaattcaacaCCCACACTTTAAGCTGTAAGtgattctacacacacacacacacacatacacacacacacacacacatacacacacacacacacacacacacacacacacatacacacacacacacacacacacacacacacacacatatatatatatacacacacacatatatatatatatacatatttatacacacaatcacacaatctCTCACACATACGTGACTTCCAATAAAGAAGGCAGCAGGAGGAACAAACAAGGAGGAacactgaaagtgaaagtattcagtcagactccattttaaagtcaacaagGCAGAAGGAGGGaaacagtctgaggcagggtgagtgttaatattagagctgtaaataatgattactgtcattattgatcaatctgatgattattttactgattaattgtttagttgatcaaactgtgtcagaaaattattaaatcacagcgttgacgtcttcaaacgtcGTTTCCTTTGTTGGTTTCCTGGTTTCTGCGTCCTCACAGTGatgaaaatagagagaagtcacAGTTAAGAAGCACAcagaagtttatctgaagtctgtttgttggatttaaatcagagtcaaagtttatctttgtgatggatggaaaacacacatggttgtagTTAAAGTCATGTAAACTAATAAGAAGCTACTAAGTTGAGAGGAAGGACTGGgtttattatactgtgtatgtgtgtgtgtctccagtgttactggtttaactctcagactccagaagatgaatgattcagaggaagatgaggacGGAGCAGAGTCTCCagtatccagctgtctgtctatggaGAGCGACTCGTCCAACAATGAACCTCCaaacttcagtaatgaacctggaccctcagacacaaagtaagagactgtttctactgtaaactgacctgaagatgattcagtgaGATGGTTTCATTAAGGTTGTTGTGTAGATATGAAGGAAACACAgtggaaagaaataatgaactaGCTTCCATTCAGCTGTAATCTAGAACAGATCTTCATGTACATGTtaaccagagacagagacagggctGCTATTGTTATTTGATTTTCCAGTCTAACAATCTAAAGTAGTAGCAGGTAACCCAGGGTGATATTTACTAAGGATTTAGTAACAAGTCACATTGTGTCTCCTTATTTACTAAAGGACTGCTCCGGGGTTTTGTGAAGGTTGATGTGTCTTAATGTGTTCCtgttcaaagacacaaaatatgggaggaagtaatgtaaatgtatacaaacagcctgctgcagctgatttatcactgcagactgaccactgcagcagaggaaactgagTCTGACATTTAACGTTTGGGAAaagtcaaatgtgtaaaactgttgtatgacactgacacagagggagagagattatagcagaaacagtgagagagagaaacacaaatgaaaagatgcattatgaagatatttagcagagctctctgttcagcaccacaacacaagactaaagagcagcagtctgttatttttcacaagtggacttttctgttttgttcagttgcctcctgcttatttttcctgacttttaatgtcTCATAGAAGCTTAAAGgagccaaaacacattgtgtgaatCCTTGtggtctaacaaatgtgttgaatccatttccctcctcatgaaacatttgcaaagttgATTTTTGAAGCtggtattttaaatcctgcattgtttacatccatgtttactagtttgcactcttcttcttcttcttcttctctgcctttgctgccacattgttgtgtctgtctAATTACTTTTGAACccttgtaataataatatatattattttatttaaactgaatgtgctgaagctcagagcctgaagaacaaaaaactgtgtaactgtccaaatactgacAGTCTGGACTGTTTATGGAGGGAAAGAGCTGCATCAACTTGTGAGCTGTCGGTTGGCCGCCACTAATGTCATGTGTCATAAagaatgtgttcatgtccacagagagaggaagaggaagaggaagaggaagaggagggatgtttctgtggaggagcagcagtcctgttgttctttgtgtcAGGACGTCCTGAAGGATCCAGTCTCTACC
This genomic window from Thunnus maccoyii chromosome 23, fThuMac1.1, whole genome shotgun sequence contains:
- the pthlha gene encoding parathyroid hormone-like hormone a isoform X3; this translates as MFCSRRVLQQWCFALFLLCSPVPHYGRPIDALSNRIKRSVTHAQLMHDKGRTLQDFKRRMWLQELLDEVHTAEIRDLPVRTTGGGGSSSGAGVGLPGVSLGINLSTTGSTLHSKPPGGTKNLPISFRLEEEEGTNLPQETNKSQTYKDGVLKAPGKKKKKGRSGKRREGEKRKRRARSLGWRLEDEPGSGLHLEWRSLFGLQRALH
- the pthlha gene encoding parathyroid hormone-like hormone a isoform X2; amino-acid sequence: MNEKSSRKKLIFKMFCSRRVLQQWCFALFLLCSPVPHYGRPIDALSNRIKRSVTHAQLMHDKGRTLQDFKRRMWLQELLDEVHTAEIRDLPVRTTGGGGSSSGAGVGLPGVSLGINLSTTGSTLHSKPPGGTKNLPISFRLEEEEGTNLPQETNKSQTYKDGVLKAPGKKKKKGRSGKRREGEKRKRRARSLGWRLEDEPGSGLHLEWRSLFGLQRALH
- the pthlha gene encoding parathyroid hormone-like hormone a isoform X1, which encodes MSSCEVCFTKKKTGLNKLIFKMFCSRRVLQQWCFALFLLCSPVPHYGRPIDALSNRIKRSVTHAQLMHDKGRTLQDFKRRMWLQELLDEVHTAEIRDLPVRTTGGGGSSSGAGVGLPGVSLGINLSTTGSTLHSKPPGGTKNLPISFRLEEEEGTNLPQETNKSQTYKDGVLKAPGKKKKKGRSGKRREGEKRKRRARSLGWRLEDEPGSGLHLEWRSLFGLQRALH